The Microcoleus sp. FACHB-831 genome window below encodes:
- a CDS encoding cytochrome c biogenesis protein CcdA → MIETLQTQLYELQQFADSLVSTQLTHLSWVSIGVIFAAGLLTSLTPCMLSMLPITIGYIGGYETQSRLSAAVQSTWFSLGLATTLAALGILAALLGKVYGQVGVGLPIIVSIVAILMGLNLLDALPIQLPSWGGLDWISKDLPKGVRSYLIGLTFGVVASPCSTPVLATLLFWVAQTKDLILGAALLLSYTAGYVAPLILAGTFTASIKKLLELRQWSGWINPVSGVLLVGFGLFSLLSRFA, encoded by the coding sequence ATGATTGAAACATTGCAAACACAGCTTTACGAATTACAACAATTTGCCGATAGCCTCGTTTCCACCCAGCTAACGCATCTCAGTTGGGTCAGCATCGGCGTGATTTTTGCTGCTGGGTTGCTAACCAGCCTCACACCCTGCATGCTTTCTATGTTGCCCATCACCATTGGCTACATCGGCGGATATGAAACTCAAAGTCGTCTAAGCGCAGCAGTGCAGTCAACTTGGTTTTCATTAGGGTTAGCAACCACGCTAGCAGCTTTAGGAATACTTGCAGCTTTACTCGGTAAAGTTTACGGCCAAGTTGGAGTTGGTTTGCCAATTATTGTCAGCATTGTGGCTATCTTGATGGGTCTTAATTTACTTGACGCACTGCCCATACAGTTGCCTTCTTGGGGTGGTTTGGATTGGATTTCTAAAGACTTGCCAAAAGGAGTGCGATCTTATTTGATTGGCTTAACTTTTGGGGTAGTTGCTTCTCCTTGCAGCACTCCTGTTTTGGCAACGTTGCTTTTTTGGGTTGCTCAGACAAAAGACTTGATTTTAGGGGCAGCTTTACTTCTATCCTACACAGCCGGATACGTGGCGCCCTTAATTTTAGCTGGTACGTTTACAGCCTCAATTAAGAAGTTGCTGGAGTTGCGCCAGTGGTCTGGATGGATTAATCCTGTTAGCGGGGTGTTATTAGTAGGATTTGGTTTATTCTCGCTGCTATCTCGGTTTGCCTAA